One genomic segment of Francisella persica ATCC VR-331 includes these proteins:
- the mutS gene encoding DNA mismatch repair protein MutS, producing MQGTSNHTPMIQQYLKIKSQYQDILLFYRMGDFYELFFDDAKKAVELLDITLTSRGKSNGESIPMAGVPYHAAEAYIAKIVKKGLSIAICEQTSDPNTSKGPVERQVTRIITPATVTEEAFLDSNQDSILVSIFVKKNKYNLAYTSYTQGKIYLVKTLTSLNELKNAVLKLSPQEIITNSRELAQQNPFKIPIKALEEWCYSNFEAKKYINNSFDNNIANNILNLYKSEQLTTIGSILSYLANILKDTPRHITNISYEQEQDIINIDINSRINLELDNNSKSSLLGIISKCKTSLGSRLLKRYFSNPTRNLNILSTRHSVINSLSKNQYFLKIQDVLNYISDIERIISRVALGTVKPKDLVALHDSLEQLPTLKKLLNDKNTQEIKNINRRIHQLDELVALLKKAIVETPPATIRDGGVIKDGFDKELDELKNIKDNSYDFLVKFEELQKQKTGISTLKVGYNRVHGYYIELSKQHADKIPTEYVRRQTLKASERYITEELKNFEDKVLSSKEKALAREKIIYDALLKKVLEYYKQIQETAASIAEIDVLANFAERAIKLKLSQPKFNNLAKLELKQVRHLAIEQNIDEQFIPNDTLLSKDTNTLQIITGPNMGGKSTYMRQVAQLIFLAYIGSFVPASYADICDIDTIYTRIGASDDISSGRSTFMVEMTETAYILNNASAKSLVIMDEIGRGTSTFDGLALAKACAEKFAKIGAFTLFATHYFELTELAKQYSNVCNIHFEAKEYKDNIYFMHKAVAGAAKKSYGIQVAKLAGISQDVLESAKQNLYNLEKKQQLTEPTQIQPQLELEPTTKKNILQQKLDAIDINTITPLEALNILFDLKKTLI from the coding sequence ATGCAAGGTACTTCTAATCACACCCCGATGATACAGCAATATTTAAAAATTAAATCACAATACCAAGATATATTATTATTTTACCGTATGGGTGATTTTTATGAGCTTTTTTTTGATGATGCTAAAAAAGCCGTAGAACTTTTAGATATCACTCTGACTTCTCGTGGTAAGTCAAATGGTGAATCAATTCCAATGGCTGGGGTACCATATCATGCTGCTGAAGCTTATATTGCAAAAATTGTTAAAAAAGGTCTATCGATTGCTATATGTGAGCAAACTAGCGATCCAAATACATCAAAAGGCCCTGTTGAGAGACAAGTTACACGCATTATAACTCCAGCGACAGTTACTGAAGAAGCTTTTTTAGACAGTAATCAAGATAGTATTCTTGTAAGTATTTTTGTCAAAAAAAATAAATACAATTTAGCATACACTAGCTATACTCAAGGAAAAATTTATCTAGTTAAAACACTAACTAGTCTAAATGAGCTAAAAAATGCCGTTCTTAAACTATCGCCTCAAGAAATTATTACCAACTCTCGTGAGCTTGCTCAACAAAATCCTTTTAAGATACCAATTAAAGCTTTAGAAGAATGGTGTTATAGTAATTTTGAGGCAAAAAAATATATTAACAACTCTTTTGATAATAATATTGCTAATAATATTCTCAATCTTTATAAAAGTGAACAGCTAACAACTATTGGCTCAATACTTAGCTATCTTGCAAATATTCTCAAGGATACTCCTAGACATATCACTAATATCAGTTATGAACAAGAACAAGATATCATTAACATAGATATAAACAGTCGTATAAATCTTGAGTTAGATAATAACTCAAAAAGTAGTTTGCTCGGCATAATTAGCAAATGTAAGACTAGTCTTGGTAGTCGTTTACTAAAAAGGTATTTCAGCAATCCAACAAGGAATTTAAATATTTTATCTACTCGCCATAGTGTTATAAATAGCTTAAGTAAAAATCAGTATTTTTTAAAAATTCAAGATGTACTTAACTATATCAGTGATATTGAAAGAATAATCTCACGAGTTGCACTTGGAACTGTAAAGCCTAAAGATCTTGTCGCACTACACGACTCTCTTGAGCAATTACCAACACTCAAAAAACTCTTGAACGACAAAAATACTCAAGAGATTAAGAATATCAATAGACGTATCCATCAGCTTGATGAACTTGTCGCACTTTTAAAGAAAGCTATAGTTGAAACCCCACCAGCAACTATTCGTGATGGTGGCGTCATTAAAGATGGTTTTGATAAAGAACTAGACGAACTAAAAAACATAAAAGATAACTCTTATGATTTTTTAGTTAAATTTGAAGAGTTACAAAAACAAAAAACTGGTATAAGCACACTCAAAGTTGGTTACAACCGTGTCCATGGCTACTATATAGAATTATCAAAACAGCATGCTGATAAAATCCCGACTGAGTACGTCAGACGCCAAACTCTAAAAGCTAGTGAACGCTATATCACTGAAGAGCTAAAAAACTTTGAAGATAAAGTACTTTCATCAAAAGAGAAAGCTTTAGCCCGTGAAAAAATAATCTATGATGCACTATTAAAGAAAGTTCTAGAATATTATAAGCAAATACAAGAAACTGCCGCAAGTATTGCGGAAATAGATGTCTTAGCAAATTTTGCTGAAAGAGCCATTAAACTTAAACTTAGTCAGCCTAAGTTTAATAACTTAGCAAAATTAGAACTTAAACAAGTTCGTCACCTAGCTATTGAACAGAATATTGATGAGCAATTTATCCCTAATGATACATTACTAAGCAAAGATACCAATACCTTACAAATAATCACCGGTCCAAATATGGGGGGTAAATCGACATATATGCGTCAGGTTGCACAACTAATATTCTTAGCTTACATCGGCTCATTTGTACCGGCAAGTTACGCAGATATTTGTGACATTGATACTATTTACACAAGGATTGGTGCATCTGATGATATATCTAGCGGCAGATCAACTTTTATGGTTGAAATGACTGAAACAGCCTATATCCTCAACAATGCTAGTGCTAAATCGCTAGTAATAATGGATGAGATAGGTCGTGGCACAAGCACTTTTGATGGTCTGGCTTTAGCTAAGGCATGTGCAGAGAAATTTGCCAAAATAGGTGCATTTACTTTGTTTGCAACACATTATTTTGAGCTCACAGAATTAGCCAAACAATATTCAAATGTATGCAATATCCACTTTGAAGCAAAAGAATATAAGGATAATATCTACTTTATGCACAAAGCCGTTGCAGGAGCGGCTAAAAAATCCTATGGCATCCAAGTAGCTAAACTTGCTGGAATATCTCAAGATGTTCTAGAGTCAGCAAAGCAAAATTTATATAATCTCGAAAAAAAACAGCAACTAACAGAACCAACCCAAATCCAACCCCAACTTGAGTTAGAACCAACCACTAAAAAAAATATTTTACAACAAAAACTTGATGCCATCGATATCAACACAATAACACCTTTAGAAGCATTAAATATTCTCTTTGATCTAAAAAAAACGCTAATTTAG
- a CDS encoding acetyl-CoA carboxylase carboxyltransferase subunit alpha → MNYLDFESKIKEIEDKITSLSHVFEDEKTEAEIKKLSKKRLELMKSIYSKLTDWQVVQLSRHPDRPYFKDLLPLIFMDFQELHGDRTFGDDLAVIGGLAKLNNKPVMVIGQEKGRDTKSKIKHNFGMMHPEGYRKALRLMKLAEKFNMPVVTFIDTPGAYPGIKAEERGQSEAIARNLLEMSSLKVPVVCIVIGEGCSGGALGIGVGDRLLMLQYSYFATISPEGCASILHKTAEKASEVTQMMNITSGRLKELKIVDEVIPEPLGGAHRDYKTTATNIRKAITTELKILSDMTVEQRNSKRYDKLMSFGRFKEA, encoded by the coding sequence ATGAATTATTTAGACTTTGAGTCAAAAATAAAAGAAATCGAAGATAAAATCACATCTTTATCACATGTATTTGAAGATGAAAAAACAGAAGCCGAAATTAAAAAGCTAAGTAAGAAAAGACTTGAGCTGATGAAATCTATTTACTCTAAACTTACAGATTGGCAAGTAGTACAGTTATCACGCCATCCTGATAGACCATATTTTAAAGATTTATTACCATTAATTTTTATGGATTTCCAAGAATTGCATGGTGATAGAACTTTCGGTGATGACTTAGCTGTTATCGGTGGTTTGGCAAAATTAAACAATAAGCCAGTTATGGTTATTGGTCAGGAAAAAGGTCGTGATACCAAGAGTAAAATAAAACACAATTTTGGTATGATGCATCCCGAAGGATACCGTAAGGCTTTAAGACTTATGAAACTAGCAGAGAAATTTAATATGCCAGTTGTAACTTTTATTGATACTCCAGGTGCTTACCCTGGTATCAAAGCAGAAGAGCGTGGTCAAAGTGAAGCTATTGCAAGAAATCTATTAGAGATGAGTTCTCTAAAAGTTCCTGTTGTATGTATCGTAATTGGTGAAGGCTGTTCTGGTGGAGCTTTAGGTATAGGTGTTGGTGATAGACTACTGATGCTGCAGTATAGCTATTTTGCAACTATTTCACCTGAAGGATGTGCTTCAATTCTGCATAAAACAGCTGAGAAAGCATCTGAGGTTACACAAATGATGAATATCACCTCAGGGCGTCTTAAAGAATTAAAAATAGTTGATGAAGTAATTCCTGAGCCACTAGGTGGAGCTCACCGTGATTATAAAACTACTGCTACTAATATTAGAAAAGCTATAACTACAGAGCTAAAAATACTTTCTGACATGACAGTAGAACAAAGAAATTCTAAAAGATATGATAAATTAATGTCTTTTGGAAGGTTCAAGGAAGCATAG
- a CDS encoding type IV pilus modification PilV family protein — MLLQKIKSQAGFGIIESILAALILLFVLSSGFLLLNSVLVNITLENKKYEIATILDERVSVYRLTGVFDDTKTKDGIEFIKSVVLEKQNDAKPKEKLEAVNRFKAFSVTDVRKMVEKVDKKSKKAADNNVDIVYKVVNIAAIDDHLGVADRVKVIEREVKQNDSQEQ; from the coding sequence ATGCTCTTACAAAAGATAAAATCACAGGCAGGCTTTGGTATAATAGAGTCAATCCTTGCCGCTTTGATTTTGTTGTTTGTGTTATCCTCAGGTTTTCTGCTGCTAAATAGTGTCTTAGTCAATATAACTCTTGAGAACAAAAAATATGAGATAGCAACTATTCTTGATGAGAGAGTAAGTGTTTATCGTCTAACTGGAGTTTTTGATGATACTAAAACCAAAGATGGTATAGAATTTATCAAATCAGTTGTGTTAGAGAAACAAAATGATGCTAAGCCTAAAGAAAAGCTAGAGGCTGTGAATAGATTTAAAGCGTTCAGTGTTACTGACGTAAGAAAAATGGTTGAAAAAGTAGATAAAAAATCCAAAAAAGCTGCTGATAACAATGTTGATATAGTATACAAAGTAGTCAATATTGCAGCTATTGATGATCATCTTGGTGTTGCAGATCGTGTTAAGGTTATTGAGCGTGAGGTAAAGCAAAATGATAGTCAAGAGCAATAA
- a CDS encoding PilW family protein: MIVKSNNKNAGFTLPELMVSMVIAAIVMAMSIGIYIDMKEQYIKLSDKHKINTNQLLIKQIFYNAISHAGFTTKYGDIYQQLVDNSGDNFGDIFGKMGIITIGKAPIQELEGLPKGLSFSVEACKERILHDEDLRNMNINESIHCVQPGTDFLMIQRSSLDSTLKTNSSNNIFKINEFQKDTIPEKDLKANDYLVLCNALECELVKVGTVTLDFISTTKRVEDKFKIGDYVGKYILEVFFVADSGKKDKSGQEIYSLYEYVKQNSDDSAIYELIDNVSDLKIEYVLNSNIHQGSAKLKWQSLQKQSIKVKSVTIAALKVSFKVSGQPTSKIFLLDQV; the protein is encoded by the coding sequence ATGATAGTCAAGAGCAATAATAAAAATGCTGGCTTTACACTGCCAGAGCTAATGGTTTCAATGGTTATAGCAGCTATAGTTATGGCAATGTCTATTGGTATTTATATTGATATGAAGGAGCAATATATCAAATTAAGTGACAAACATAAGATAAATACCAATCAGCTTTTGATTAAGCAAATTTTCTATAATGCGATCAGTCATGCAGGATTTACGACTAAATATGGTGATATCTATCAACAGCTTGTGGATAACTCAGGGGATAACTTTGGAGATATATTTGGTAAAATGGGAATAATAACCATTGGAAAAGCTCCAATTCAAGAGTTAGAAGGTCTGCCAAAGGGACTAAGTTTTTCAGTTGAAGCATGTAAAGAGCGGATATTACACGATGAAGATCTTAGAAATATGAATATAAACGAAAGTATTCACTGTGTACAACCAGGTACAGATTTTCTGATGATTCAAAGAAGTAGCTTAGACTCAACTTTGAAAACTAACTCGTCAAATAATATTTTTAAAATAAATGAGTTTCAAAAAGATACGATACCTGAGAAAGATCTTAAAGCTAATGATTATCTAGTTTTGTGTAATGCTCTTGAGTGTGAGCTAGTTAAAGTTGGTACTGTTACACTAGATTTTATTTCGACTACTAAACGAGTTGAAGATAAGTTTAAGATCGGTGACTATGTTGGTAAGTATATTCTAGAAGTTTTCTTTGTAGCAGATAGTGGTAAAAAAGATAAAAGTGGTCAAGAAATCTACTCTTTATATGAGTATGTCAAACAAAACTCCGATGACTCGGCAATATATGAGTTAATAGATAATGTTAGTGATTTGAAGATCGAATATGTTTTAAATTCTAATATCCATCAAGGAAGTGCAAAACTAAAGTGGCAATCACTACAAAAACAATCAATAAAAGTAAAAAGTGTAACAATTGCGGCGCTTAAGGTTTCTTTTAAAGTATCAGGTCAACCAACTAGTAAAATATTCTTATTAGATCAAGTTTAG
- the murQ gene encoding N-acetylmuramic acid 6-phosphate etherase has translation MNILENINTEKRNPRSFNLDSISIAEAVNLMIDEEYSVIEALKEQHTNITEVILATSYALKNAGRIVYIGAGTSGRLGILDAVECPPTFSVDYNTVIGLIAGGEKAFIQAQEGAEDNVNFGKEDLQSINLTAKDIVIGITASGRTPYVIGALEYANSIGVATVAISCTKQAKISRYAKYTIEAVPGPEVLTGSTRLKAGTTQKLILNMISTLSMVAIGKVYQNLMIDVKPTNQKLVERSKNIICEATGVDYMTAADFYLKANKSVKVAIVMILNDCDYEKALAMLKNNSNFIKELKCY, from the coding sequence ATGAATATCTTAGAAAATATTAATACGGAAAAAAGAAACCCTAGAAGCTTTAATCTTGATTCAATATCTATAGCTGAAGCAGTCAATTTAATGATAGATGAAGAGTATAGTGTAATTGAAGCTCTAAAAGAACAGCATACAAATATAACAGAGGTGATTTTAGCAACATCTTATGCTTTAAAAAATGCTGGTAGGATTGTATACATTGGGGCAGGTACTAGTGGTAGATTAGGTATATTAGATGCTGTAGAGTGTCCACCAACTTTCAGTGTTGATTATAATACGGTTATAGGCTTGATAGCTGGTGGGGAGAAGGCTTTTATCCAAGCCCAAGAAGGAGCTGAAGATAATGTTAATTTTGGCAAAGAAGATTTACAGAGTATAAATCTTACAGCTAAAGATATTGTAATAGGTATTACTGCAAGTGGTAGGACACCATATGTTATTGGCGCTCTTGAGTATGCTAATTCTATCGGTGTAGCTACAGTTGCTATTAGTTGTACTAAGCAGGCAAAAATATCTAGATATGCTAAATATACCATAGAGGCAGTACCAGGGCCTGAGGTTTTGACAGGTTCAACAAGATTAAAAGCTGGAACTACTCAAAAGCTTATTCTAAATATGATATCGACTCTTTCAATGGTTGCTATCGGTAAAGTCTATCAAAATCTAATGATAGATGTAAAACCTACTAACCAAAAGCTAGTTGAGCGCTCAAAAAATATTATCTGTGAAGCTACGGGAGTAGATTATATGACAGCAGCGGATTTTTACTTAAAAGCGAATAAATCCGTCAAGGTTGCAATAGTAATGATACTAAATGACTGTGATTATGAAAAAGCTTTGGCAATGTTAAAGAACAATAGTAATTTTATCAAAGAGTTAAAATGTTATTAA
- a CDS encoding response regulator, producing the protein MFIRKIINIVTATASDDEIDQTLAYKFGAKYYYIKTFQYKAFISKNKLLLTGV; encoded by the coding sequence ATGTTTATTAGAAAGATTATAAATATAGTTACTGCTACAGCTTCAGATGATGAGATAGATCAAACTCTAGCATACAAATTTGGTGCTAAATACTATTATATCAAAACCTTTCAATATAAAGCTTTTATTAGCAAAAATAAACTACTATTAACAGGAGTATGA
- a CDS encoding cation:proton antiporter produces the protein MSEYFLFSLLTVVAALMSYINTKFLKLPKAIGLTILSITFSALCASFLSPSNFLVVALSSFDFKKTVLDGMLSFLLFANALHFNMIDLKKELKAIFGLASIGLLLSALTTAILIYGFCLLVGFDISLGYCLVFGALISPTDPIAVISTLAGNKSIPKHIKTRVVGESLFNDATGIVLFVVLSNIVFFGSGGDFGQAINGHGIEYVWIIAKQIGSEAGGGILLGYIFARVALIFLKTNQDSETSIFVTLAVASMGYVIAHSLHVSGPIAMVVAGLFIGNNLSDRKKTSPDQVEKLDNFWMVIDNMLNSFLFILIGLELTSIPFYHGAFWVGAAGIFIVTFARLISISIPITVIDKKLTRASARDNLLVAWSGVRGGISLALALSLPDEGNVIVSITYTVVILSILAQGSTLKIVLNMIYPHNITKKAANTIDN, from the coding sequence ATGAGTGAATATTTTTTATTTAGTTTGCTAACTGTTGTAGCAGCATTGATGAGTTACATTAATACTAAGTTTCTAAAGTTACCCAAGGCAATAGGCTTAACAATTCTCTCAATAACCTTTTCGGCACTATGTGCCTCTTTTTTAAGTCCATCAAATTTTTTAGTAGTGGCTTTATCAAGTTTTGATTTCAAAAAAACAGTTCTTGATGGAATGTTATCTTTCTTATTATTTGCCAATGCGCTACATTTTAATATGATTGATCTAAAAAAAGAACTAAAAGCCATATTTGGACTTGCAAGTATTGGTCTATTACTATCAGCGCTTACAACTGCTATATTAATTTACGGCTTCTGTCTATTAGTTGGTTTTGATATTAGCTTAGGCTATTGCTTAGTTTTCGGCGCATTAATTTCACCTACTGATCCTATTGCTGTAATTAGTACTCTTGCTGGTAACAAATCTATACCTAAGCATATAAAAACTCGTGTAGTTGGCGAGTCACTATTTAATGATGCTACAGGTATTGTCCTTTTCGTCGTATTATCAAATATCGTTTTCTTTGGTAGTGGTGGTGATTTTGGACAAGCTATTAATGGTCATGGTATTGAATATGTTTGGATAATAGCTAAACAAATTGGCTCAGAAGCTGGTGGTGGCATACTACTTGGTTATATATTTGCTAGAGTCGCACTAATATTTCTCAAAACTAATCAGGACTCTGAAACTTCAATTTTTGTAACATTAGCTGTAGCAAGCATGGGATATGTAATCGCTCATAGCTTACATGTATCAGGACCTATTGCCATGGTCGTTGCTGGTTTATTCATAGGTAATAATCTTTCAGATCGTAAAAAAACATCTCCAGATCAAGTAGAAAAACTCGATAACTTTTGGATGGTTATTGATAATATGCTTAACTCTTTCTTATTTATACTCATAGGTTTAGAGTTAACTAGTATACCATTTTATCATGGCGCTTTTTGGGTTGGTGCTGCTGGCATATTCATTGTAACATTTGCTAGATTAATTAGTATATCAATACCAATTACTGTAATTGATAAAAAACTTACTCGAGCTTCAGCGAGAGATAATTTGCTTGTAGCTTGGTCTGGAGTCAGAGGTGGTATATCTTTAGCCTTAGCATTATCATTACCTGACGAAGGTAATGTTATAGTTAGTATCACCTATACTGTAGTTATCTTATCGATACTTGCTCAAGGCTCTACTTTGAAGATAGTTCTAAATATGATTTATCCTCACAATATTACTAAGAAAGCTGCAAATACTATAGATAACTAA
- the trpS gene encoding tryptophan--tRNA ligase, translating to MSQKIILTGVTPSGTPHLGNYIGAIKPAIEMIKNDQYKCMYFIADQHSLIKLWDKKLRQQYIYEIASSWLALGLDPDKAYFYRQSDIPEIMELTWIISTTTAKGLLNRAHAYKALVDQNIQEGNTDHDKGITIGLFNYPVLMAADILMFDADLVPVGKDQIQHIEIARDIANRFNHIYQKSILKAPQALTSEDSQTILGLDGRKMSKSYDNIIAIFSTEKKLKKQVMKIITNSQTPEEKKDPNNCTIYAIYKSIASQSEIIALEEKYLAGGLGWGDTKQILFEKINEYLRDAREKYDYYIHNPKIVDDILSQGAAKVHPFAKNKLKEIKDIIGI from the coding sequence ATGTCACAAAAAATAATTTTAACTGGGGTTACTCCATCAGGAACGCCACATTTAGGTAACTATATTGGTGCTATTAAACCAGCAATAGAAATGATTAAGAATGATCAATATAAATGTATGTACTTTATTGCTGACCAACATTCATTAATCAAGCTTTGGGATAAAAAATTACGCCAGCAATACATTTATGAAATAGCCTCATCTTGGCTAGCACTTGGTCTTGATCCAGATAAAGCTTACTTCTATCGTCAGTCAGATATCCCTGAGATAATGGAATTAACATGGATTATCAGTACAACTACTGCTAAAGGACTGCTCAATCGTGCTCATGCTTACAAAGCTTTAGTTGACCAAAATATTCAAGAGGGGAATACTGACCATGATAAAGGTATAACTATAGGATTATTTAACTATCCTGTACTTATGGCTGCAGATATTCTTATGTTTGATGCAGATCTAGTTCCTGTTGGTAAAGACCAAATTCAACATATAGAAATAGCTCGAGATATCGCCAACCGTTTCAACCATATTTACCAAAAATCAATTCTTAAAGCACCTCAAGCTCTGACAAGTGAAGATAGCCAAACTATACTTGGTTTAGATGGTCGCAAGATGTCAAAAAGCTACGATAATATTATAGCTATTTTCTCAACAGAGAAAAAACTTAAAAAACAAGTAATGAAAATCATTACAAATTCTCAAACACCTGAAGAGAAAAAAGATCCAAATAATTGTACTATTTATGCAATATATAAAAGTATTGCAAGCCAATCAGAGATAATTGCCCTAGAAGAGAAGTACTTAGCAGGTGGACTTGGTTGGGGAGATACCAAACAAATACTTTTTGAAAAAATAAATGAGTATCTAAGAGATGCTAGAGAAAAATACGACTATTATATACATAATCCTAAAATTGTTGATGATATTCTTAGTCAAGGAGCTGCAAAGGTACACCCTTTCGCAAAAAATAAACTCAAAGAAATTAAAGATATCATAGGAATTTAA
- the coaE gene encoding dephospho-CoA kinase (Dephospho-CoA kinase (CoaE) performs the final step in coenzyme A biosynthesis.) translates to MNFINTYPIGITGGIASGKSTATRILKEKLNLNVVCADTISREITKKPSVIKKIAEQFGNEIIMNKQINRAMLRAIITESKEAKKWLEDYLHPVINKEIKKQIKESDTVMTIVDIPLLGPYNFRHYDYLKRVIVIKADLETRIRRLMERDGKNRQQAVAFINLQISDKEREKIADFIIDNTELSDQELENKLIDTINNITNLTN, encoded by the coding sequence ATGAATTTTATAAACACTTATCCAATTGGTATAACTGGCGGTATTGCAAGTGGTAAATCAACAGCAACAAGAATTCTCAAAGAAAAACTAAACTTAAATGTTGTGTGTGCAGATACTATAAGTAGAGAAATCACTAAAAAACCTTCAGTAATAAAAAAAATAGCCGAACAATTTGGTAATGAAATAATAATGAATAAGCAGATAAACAGAGCTATGCTGAGAGCTATTATTACTGAGTCTAAAGAAGCTAAAAAATGGTTAGAAGATTATCTACATCCAGTAATAAACAAAGAGATAAAGAAACAAATAAAAGAATCTGACACTGTTATGACGATTGTTGATATCCCACTACTAGGACCATACAACTTTCGTCACTACGATTATTTAAAAAGAGTAATAGTTATCAAAGCAGATCTTGAAACTAGAATTAGAAGACTAATGGAGCGTGATGGCAAAAATAGACAGCAAGCCGTTGCTTTTATAAATCTACAAATATCTGATAAAGAAAGAGAAAAAATAGCTGATTTTATCATAGATAATACTGAACTAAGTGATCAAGAATTAGAAAATAAATTAATTGATACAATTAATAACATAACAAACTTGACTAACTAA
- a CDS encoding class I SAM-dependent methyltransferase — protein MSLKNIILERIKSSKQPLLFRDFMQMALYYPQLGYYSGTKEKISSQGDFITATSQTSLFARTFARQFAIVLCQLGNDCSIIEFGAGNGKFAADCIDELESLAKLPKHYVIIELSNDLRLRQQQYIKENRPHLYDRFIWLNKLPEQKIKAIVFANELLDAMPVDVFRYKNNKLIQQGVIVANDGFKFSDMPQNDFRFEYELNRILNDGITFDNGYISEINTWIRPWIKSLLEFLSHGIVFLCDYGYHRALYYSKERYMGNLACYHQHHVNFEPFINIGEQDITAHVDFTTVTEAAVEVGFQLDGYMTQANFLKRAGISKVFSDISQRLSTKQHLKYSNDIKELLINDKLAEVFKVIAFSLDFDFVLDVFDNQDNIDYLL, from the coding sequence GTGTCGCTTAAAAATATTATCTTAGAGCGGATAAAATCATCTAAGCAGCCACTGCTATTTAGAGATTTTATGCAAATGGCTTTATACTATCCTCAACTAGGTTATTATTCTGGAACAAAAGAAAAAATCTCCTCTCAAGGTGATTTTATTACCGCCACCTCCCAAACGTCTTTATTTGCGCGAACCTTTGCTAGACAGTTTGCAATTGTACTTTGTCAACTTGGTAATGACTGTAGTATTATAGAATTTGGTGCAGGTAATGGTAAGTTTGCTGCAGATTGTATTGATGAGCTTGAGAGTTTGGCAAAGTTGCCAAAACATTACGTAATTATAGAGTTAAGTAATGATCTGAGATTAAGACAGCAGCAATACATTAAGGAAAATAGACCGCATTTATATGACAGATTTATCTGGCTTAATAAATTACCTGAACAAAAGATTAAAGCTATTGTATTTGCTAATGAACTTTTAGATGCAATGCCTGTTGATGTTTTTAGATATAAAAATAATAAATTAATACAGCAGGGTGTTATTGTTGCAAACGATGGTTTTAAATTCTCTGACATGCCACAAAATGATTTTCGTTTTGAGTATGAGTTAAATAGAATTCTAAATGATGGCATTACCTTTGATAATGGTTATATAAGTGAGATAAATACTTGGATACGACCATGGATTAAATCTTTGCTTGAGTTTTTATCACATGGTATAGTTTTTTTATGTGATTATGGATATCATAGGGCTCTGTATTATTCAAAAGAAAGATATATGGGAAATTTAGCATGTTATCATCAGCATCATGTTAATTTTGAACCATTTATAAATATTGGCGAACAGGATATTACTGCCCATGTTGATTTTACAACTGTTACTGAGGCAGCAGTTGAAGTGGGTTTCCAACTTGATGGCTATATGACTCAAGCGAATTTTCTCAAAAGAGCTGGCATCTCTAAGGTTTTTAGTGATATATCGCAACGCTTAAGTACAAAACAGCACTTAAAATATAGTAATGATATAAAAGAATTACTAATTAATGACAAGCTTGCCGAAGTCTTTAAAGTTATTGCTTTTTCATTAGATTTTGACTTTGTTTTAGATGTGTTTGATAATCAAGATAATATTGATTATCTGTTATAG